Below is a window of Tolypothrix bouteillei VB521301 DNA.
GTCTTGAGGCACTTTCAGACAATTACATTTTTTTGCTGCACGCTCCAAAGCAAAACATAGCGGCTGTTGTCGATCCAGCTGAAACAGAACCAGTTTTTAGGAAACTGAAAGAACTAAAAGCTGAGTTAGTAGCTATTTTTAACACGCACCACCATCACGACCATGTAGGAGGGAATCGGGAACTGATTCAAAAATTTCCCCAATTAACGGTTTATGGTGGAGCCGAAGATAACGGTAGAATACCGGGACAAAAGGTATTTTTGCGGGAAGGCGATCGCGTACAATTTGCAGATCGAGAAGCGGAGGTGCTGTTCGTTCCCGGACATACCCGAGCTCATATTGCCTACTACTTTGCTCCTAAAAACTCCAGTGAACCAGGAGAGTTATTCTGTGGGGATACTCTATTTGCTGGTGGTTGCGGACGTTTATTTGAGGGGACACCAACACAAATGGTAGACTCCTTAGGCAAACTTCGCCTGTTACCGGACAATACCCGTGTTTGGTGCGCTCACGAATACACTTTGAAAAATTTGCAATTTGCCCTAACTGTCGATGCAAGCAACATTGACTTACAAAACCGCTTTGAAGAAGTCAAAGCTTTCCGCAATCAAGGAGAAGCTACGGTTCCTTCATTACTGGGAGTCGAAAAGCGTACAAATCCCTTTTTACGTTGGGAGCAGCCAACATTACAATCATCCGTAAACAGTTACGACCCCGTACAAACCTTTGCGCGGTTGAGGGGAATGAAAGACCAATTTTAGCTAATGGCGAACCCGTTCGCGTTCGCGAAGCGTGTGCCTTGCACATAGCGTCTCCGTAAGGAGATAGGGCTAACGGCTAATTGCTACAAAACCATTAGCTATTAGCTATTAGCCATTAGCTAAAAAAAGTTGCGATCGTACCAATTTTTCGCTATGATCTTTAGGTTTGATGATAAACGCTCTTGCTTCTCAGGATACAGCTACGATGTAAGCGATCGCAGTACGAAGCTCAAGCGATTAATATTTTAAAGACAGTAGAGAAACAAGAACAAAGATGGCGAAACGCATACAGTTAGTCTTAACTCAAGACGTCAGCAAGCTGGGAAGATCCGGCGATCTAGTAGAAGTCGCTCCTGGCTATGCTCGGAACTACCTGGTTCCTAGAAAATTAGCTACTCAAGCAACCCCTGGAATTTTGAAGCAAGTTGAGCGTCGGCGCGAGCTAGAACGTCAGAAACAACTGGAACTGAAGCAACAAGCTCAAGAGCAAAAAGCAACCATAGAAAAAGCTGGTAGCTTTAACATCGCCAAACAGGTTGGTGAAGGTGAAGCGATTTTCGGTACTGTGACCACTCAAGAAGTCGCAGATGTTATTAAACAAATTACAGGGCTGGAAGTGGATCGTCGTGGTATCACGATACCAGATATCAGCAAGTTAGGTAGTTATGAAGCTGACATCAAGTTGTTTACAGACGTAACAGCGAAAGTCAACATTGAAGTGGTAGCTAGCTAAGTCGGGCAGAAAATCAATTTTTTGTAAAAAAATATGCGTATTGTAAAGAGACGTTGCGTTGCAACGTCTTTTTATTAGACGGACAAATTTTGGTTTATAAGAGTAATAGTTCATTTGTATTGAAAAGCTTTAAACAAATTCTTTTATGTCAGAAGAACTTAACTTTCAAGGCAATGGCATGGATCGCCTCCCGCCCCAAAATATAGAGGCAGAAGAAGCGATACTGGGCGGTATACTGCTAGATCCAGAAGCAATTAGCAGGGTGCGCGATCGCCTCGTCCCAGAAGCTTTTTATATCAGTGCTCATAAAGATATTTATCAAGCTACATTACGCCTCCACAATCAAGGAAAACCCACTGACTTACTTGCGGCGATCAACTGGCTCAATGACCACGATATGTTAACCCGTGTTGGTGGAAGAAATAAACTTACTACGCTGGTAGACCGCACGGTGTCAGCCGTTAACATTGATGCTTTAGCAGAGTTAGTCATGGAAAAATTCCTGCGGCGTCAGCTGATAAAAGCAGGTAATGACATCGTACAACTGGGTTTTCAGACAGACACCGAACTACCCGTTGTTCTCGACCAAGCAGAACAAAAAGTTTTTAACGTTACCCAAGAACGTCCCCAAGTGGGTTTAGTTCATATTGAGGACACGTTAATTAATGCCTTTCAAGATATAGAAACTCGCAATCAAGGAATCGCCTTACCGGGAATTCCCTGTGGTTTTTATGACTTAGATGCATTAACCAGTGGTTTTCAGCGTTCCGATCTAATTATTGTTGCAGGGCGTCCGTCTATGGGTAAGTGTGTCGCCTATGATACAGAAATCGTATTAGCAGATGGTTCAATTTCTACTATTGAAGAAATTTATCGCCATTCTCAAGCAGAATTGTTAACTTTAACGGATGATTGGAAACTCCAGATAACTCAACCATCAGCATTTATTGATGACGGAATTAAACCGATTTTTCGCGTTACAACTCAATTGGGGCGGTTTGTTGAGACTACAATGACTCATCCCTATT
It encodes the following:
- the gloB gene encoding hydroxyacylglutathione hydrolase, with protein sequence MQVFRLEALSDNYIFLLHAPKQNIAAVVDPAETEPVFRKLKELKAELVAIFNTHHHHDHVGGNRELIQKFPQLTVYGGAEDNGRIPGQKVFLREGDRVQFADREAEVLFVPGHTRAHIAYYFAPKNSSEPGELFCGDTLFAGGCGRLFEGTPTQMVDSLGKLRLLPDNTRVWCAHEYTLKNLQFALTVDASNIDLQNRFEEVKAFRNQGEATVPSLLGVEKRTNPFLRWEQPTLQSSVNSYDPVQTFARLRGMKDQF
- the rplI gene encoding 50S ribosomal protein L9; amino-acid sequence: MAKRIQLVLTQDVSKLGRSGDLVEVAPGYARNYLVPRKLATQATPGILKQVERRRELERQKQLELKQQAQEQKATIEKAGSFNIAKQVGEGEAIFGTVTTQEVADVIKQITGLEVDRRGITIPDISKLGSYEADIKLFTDVTAKVNIEVVAS